Proteins encoded by one window of Mustela erminea isolate mMusErm1 chromosome 5, mMusErm1.Pri, whole genome shotgun sequence:
- the LRFN5 gene encoding leucine-rich repeat and fibronectin type-III domain-containing protein 5 isoform X1: MEKFLFYLFFIGIAVRAQICPKRCVCQILSPNLATLCAKKGLLFVPPNIDRRTVELRLADNFVTNIKRKDFANMTSLVDLTLSRNTISFITPHAFADLRNLRALHLNSNRLTKITNDMFSGLSNLHHLILNNNQLTLISSTAFDDVFALEELDLSYNNLETIPWDAVEKMVSLHTLSLDHNMIDNIPKGTFSHLHKMTRLDVTSNKLQKLPPDPLFQRAQVLATSGIISPSTFALSFGGNPLHCNCELLWLRRLSREDDLETCASPALLTGRYFWSIPEEEFLCEPPLITRHTHEMRVLEGQRATLRCKARGDPEPAIHWISPEGKLISNATRSLVYDNGTLDILITTVKDTGAFTCIASNPAGEATQTVDLHIIKLPHLLNSTNHIHEPDPGSSDISTSTKSGSNASSSNGDTKMSQDKIVVAEATSSTALLKFNFQRNIPGIRMFQIQYNGTYDDTLVYRMIPPTSKTFLVNNLAAGTMYDLCVLAIYDDGITSLTATRVVGCIQFTTEQDYVRCHFMQSQFLGGTMIIIIGGIIVASVLVFIIILMIRYKVCNNNGQHKVTKVSNVYSQTNGAQIQGCSVTLPQSMSKQAVGHEENAQCCKVASDNVIQSSETCSSQDSSTTTSALPPTWTSSASVSQKQKRKTGTKPSAEPQNEAVTNVESQNTNRNNSTALQLASRPPDSVTEGPSSKRAHSEPNALLTNVDQIVQETQNIPGKE, from the exons atggaaaaatttcttttttatctgtttttcattGGCATAGCAGTGAGAGCTCAGATCTGTCCAAAGCGTTGTGTCTGTCAGATTTTGTCTCCTAATCTCGCAACCCTTTGTGCcaagaaagggcttttatttgttCCACCAAACATTGACAGAAGAACTGTGGAACTGCGGTTGGCAGACAATTTTGttacaaatattaaaaggaaagattttgCCAATATGACCAGCTTGGTGGACCTGACTCTATCCAGGAATACAATAAGTTTTATTACACCTCATGCTTTTGCCGACTTACGAAATTTGAGGGCATTGCATTTGAATAGCAACAGATTGACTAAAATTACAAATGATATGTTCAGTGGGCTTTCCAATCTCCATCATTTGATACTGAACAACAATCAACTGACTTTAATTTCTTCTACAGCATTTGACGATGTCTTTGCCCTTGAGGAGCTGGATCTGTCCTACAATAATTTAGAAACAATTCCTTGGGATGCTGTTGAGAAGATGGTTAGCCTGCACACCCTTAGTTTGGATCACAATATGATTGATAACATTCCTAAGGGGACTTTCTCCCACTTGCACAAGATGACTCGGCTAGATGTAACATCAAATAAATTGCAGAAGCTACCACCTGACCCTCTCTTTCAGCGAGCTCAGGTACTAGCAACCTCAGGAATAATCAGCCCATCAACTTTTGCATTAAGTTTTGGTGGAAACCCTTTGCATTGCAATTGTGAATTGTTGTGGTTGCGGCGTCTGTCCAGAGAAGATGACCTAGAGACTTGTGCTTCTCCAGCACTTTTAACTGGTCGCTATTTTTGGTCAATTCCTGAGGAAGAGTTTTTATGTGAGCCTCCTCTCATTACTCGTCATACACATGAGATGAGAGTCCTGGAAGGTCAAAGGGCAACCTTGAGGTGCAAAGCCAGGGGGGACCCTGAACCTGCAATTCACTGGATTTCTCCTGAAGGGAAGCTGATTTCAAATGCAACAAGATCTCTGGTGTATGATAATGGAACACTTGATATTCTTATAACAACTGTAAAGGATACAGGTGCTTTTACCTGCATTGCTTCTAATCCTGCTGGGGAAGCAACACAAACAGTGGACCTTCATATAATTAAGCTCCCTCACTTACTAAACAGTACAAATCATATCCATGAGCCTGATCCGGGTTCTTCAGATATCTCAACTTCTACTAAGTCAGGTTCTAATGCAAGCAGTAGTAATGGTGATACTAAAATGAGTCAAGATAAAATTGTAGTAGCAGAAGCGACATCATCTACCGCactacttaaatttaattttcaaaggaatATTCCCGGAATACGTATGTTCCAAATCCAGTACAATGGTACTTATGATGACACCCTTGTTTACAG AATGATACCTCCTACGAGCAAAACTTTTCTTGTCAATAACCTGGCTGCTGGAACTATGTATGACTTGTGTGTCTTGGCAATATATGATGATGGCATCACTTCCCTCACTGCCACAAGAGTCGTGGGTTGCATCCAGTTTACGACGGAACAGGATTACGTGCGATGCCATTTCATGCAGTCCCAGTTTTTGGGAGGCACcatgattattattattggtgGAATAATTGTAGCATCCGTGCTGGttttcatcatcatcctcatGATCCGGTATAAGGTTTGTAACAATAACGGGCAACACAAGGTCACCAAGGTCAGCAATGTCTACTCTCAAACTAATGGGGCTCAGATACAAGGCTGCAGTGTCACGCTGCCCCAGTCCATGTCCAAACAAGCTGTGGGACATGAAGAGAATGCCCAGTGTTGTAAAGTTGCCAGTGACAATGTGATACAGTCTTCAGAAACTTGTTCAAGTCAGGACTCCTCTACCACTACCTCTGCTTTGCCTCCTACCTGGACTTCAAGTGCTTCTGTGTcccaaaagcagaaaagaaagactgGCACAAAGCCAAGTGCCGAACCACAGAATGAAGCTGTCACAAATGTTGAGTCCCAAAACACTAACAGGAACAACTCAACTGCATTGCAGTTAGCTAGTCGACCTCCTGATTCTGTCACAGAGGGGCCCTCATCTAAAAGAGCACATTCAGAGCCAA ATGCTTTGCTGACTAATGTTGACCAGATTGTCCAGGAAACACAG
- the LRFN5 gene encoding leucine-rich repeat and fibronectin type-III domain-containing protein 5 isoform X4, whose protein sequence is MEKFLFYLFFIGIAVRAQICPKRCVCQILSPNLATLCAKKGLLFVPPNIDRRTVELRLADNFVTNIKRKDFANMTSLVDLTLSRNTISFITPHAFADLRNLRALHLNSNRLTKITNDMFSGLSNLHHLILNNNQLTLISSTAFDDVFALEELDLSYNNLETIPWDAVEKMVSLHTLSLDHNMIDNIPKGTFSHLHKMTRLDVTSNKLQKLPPDPLFQRAQVLATSGIISPSTFALSFGGNPLHCNCELLWLRRLSREDDLETCASPALLTGRYFWSIPEEEFLCEPPLITRHTHEMRVLEGQRATLRCKARGDPEPAIHWISPEGKLISNATRSLVYDNGTLDILITTVKDTGAFTCIASNPAGEATQTVDLHIIKLPHLLNSTNHIHEPDPGSSDISTSTKSGSNASSSNGDTKMSQDKIVVAEATSSTALLKFNFQRNIPGIRMFQIQYNGTYDDTLVYRKSRWEAIPLSQ, encoded by the exons atggaaaaatttcttttttatctgtttttcattGGCATAGCAGTGAGAGCTCAGATCTGTCCAAAGCGTTGTGTCTGTCAGATTTTGTCTCCTAATCTCGCAACCCTTTGTGCcaagaaagggcttttatttgttCCACCAAACATTGACAGAAGAACTGTGGAACTGCGGTTGGCAGACAATTTTGttacaaatattaaaaggaaagattttgCCAATATGACCAGCTTGGTGGACCTGACTCTATCCAGGAATACAATAAGTTTTATTACACCTCATGCTTTTGCCGACTTACGAAATTTGAGGGCATTGCATTTGAATAGCAACAGATTGACTAAAATTACAAATGATATGTTCAGTGGGCTTTCCAATCTCCATCATTTGATACTGAACAACAATCAACTGACTTTAATTTCTTCTACAGCATTTGACGATGTCTTTGCCCTTGAGGAGCTGGATCTGTCCTACAATAATTTAGAAACAATTCCTTGGGATGCTGTTGAGAAGATGGTTAGCCTGCACACCCTTAGTTTGGATCACAATATGATTGATAACATTCCTAAGGGGACTTTCTCCCACTTGCACAAGATGACTCGGCTAGATGTAACATCAAATAAATTGCAGAAGCTACCACCTGACCCTCTCTTTCAGCGAGCTCAGGTACTAGCAACCTCAGGAATAATCAGCCCATCAACTTTTGCATTAAGTTTTGGTGGAAACCCTTTGCATTGCAATTGTGAATTGTTGTGGTTGCGGCGTCTGTCCAGAGAAGATGACCTAGAGACTTGTGCTTCTCCAGCACTTTTAACTGGTCGCTATTTTTGGTCAATTCCTGAGGAAGAGTTTTTATGTGAGCCTCCTCTCATTACTCGTCATACACATGAGATGAGAGTCCTGGAAGGTCAAAGGGCAACCTTGAGGTGCAAAGCCAGGGGGGACCCTGAACCTGCAATTCACTGGATTTCTCCTGAAGGGAAGCTGATTTCAAATGCAACAAGATCTCTGGTGTATGATAATGGAACACTTGATATTCTTATAACAACTGTAAAGGATACAGGTGCTTTTACCTGCATTGCTTCTAATCCTGCTGGGGAAGCAACACAAACAGTGGACCTTCATATAATTAAGCTCCCTCACTTACTAAACAGTACAAATCATATCCATGAGCCTGATCCGGGTTCTTCAGATATCTCAACTTCTACTAAGTCAGGTTCTAATGCAAGCAGTAGTAATGGTGATACTAAAATGAGTCAAGATAAAATTGTAGTAGCAGAAGCGACATCATCTACCGCactacttaaatttaattttcaaaggaatATTCCCGGAATACGTATGTTCCAAATCCAGTACAATGGTACTTATGATGACACCCTTGTTTACAG GAAGTCACGTTGGGAGGCTATTCCATTATCCCAATGA
- the LRFN5 gene encoding leucine-rich repeat and fibronectin type-III domain-containing protein 5 isoform X3, with protein sequence MEKFLFYLFFIGIAVRAQICPKRCVCQILSPNLATLCAKKGLLFVPPNIDRRTVELRLADNFVTNIKRKDFANMTSLVDLTLSRNTISFITPHAFADLRNLRALHLNSNRLTKITNDMFSGLSNLHHLILNNNQLTLISSTAFDDVFALEELDLSYNNLETIPWDAVEKMVSLHTLSLDHNMIDNIPKGTFSHLHKMTRLDVTSNKLQKLPPDPLFQRAQVLATSGIISPSTFALSFGGNPLHCNCELLWLRRLSREDDLETCASPALLTGRYFWSIPEEEFLCEPPLITRHTHEMRVLEGQRATLRCKARGDPEPAIHWISPEGKLISNATRSLVYDNGTLDILITTVKDTGAFTCIASNPAGEATQTVDLHIIKLPHLLNSTNHIHEPDPGSSDISTSTKSGSNASSSNGDTKMSQDKIVVAEATSSTALLKFNFQRNIPGIRMFQIQYNGTYDDTLVYRMIPPTSKTFLVNNLAAGTMYDLCVLAIYDDGITSLTATRVVGCIQFTTEQDYVRCHFMQSQFLGGTMIIIIGGIIVASVLVFIIILMIRYKVCNNNGQHKVTKVSNVYSQTNGAQIQGCSVTLPQSMSKQAVGHEENAQCCKVASDNVIQSSETCSSQDSSTTTSALPPTWTSSASVSQKQKRKTGTKPSAEPQNEAVTNVESQNTNRNNSTALQLASRPPDSVTEGPSSKRAHSEPNALLTNVDQIVQETQLPET encoded by the exons atggaaaaatttcttttttatctgtttttcattGGCATAGCAGTGAGAGCTCAGATCTGTCCAAAGCGTTGTGTCTGTCAGATTTTGTCTCCTAATCTCGCAACCCTTTGTGCcaagaaagggcttttatttgttCCACCAAACATTGACAGAAGAACTGTGGAACTGCGGTTGGCAGACAATTTTGttacaaatattaaaaggaaagattttgCCAATATGACCAGCTTGGTGGACCTGACTCTATCCAGGAATACAATAAGTTTTATTACACCTCATGCTTTTGCCGACTTACGAAATTTGAGGGCATTGCATTTGAATAGCAACAGATTGACTAAAATTACAAATGATATGTTCAGTGGGCTTTCCAATCTCCATCATTTGATACTGAACAACAATCAACTGACTTTAATTTCTTCTACAGCATTTGACGATGTCTTTGCCCTTGAGGAGCTGGATCTGTCCTACAATAATTTAGAAACAATTCCTTGGGATGCTGTTGAGAAGATGGTTAGCCTGCACACCCTTAGTTTGGATCACAATATGATTGATAACATTCCTAAGGGGACTTTCTCCCACTTGCACAAGATGACTCGGCTAGATGTAACATCAAATAAATTGCAGAAGCTACCACCTGACCCTCTCTTTCAGCGAGCTCAGGTACTAGCAACCTCAGGAATAATCAGCCCATCAACTTTTGCATTAAGTTTTGGTGGAAACCCTTTGCATTGCAATTGTGAATTGTTGTGGTTGCGGCGTCTGTCCAGAGAAGATGACCTAGAGACTTGTGCTTCTCCAGCACTTTTAACTGGTCGCTATTTTTGGTCAATTCCTGAGGAAGAGTTTTTATGTGAGCCTCCTCTCATTACTCGTCATACACATGAGATGAGAGTCCTGGAAGGTCAAAGGGCAACCTTGAGGTGCAAAGCCAGGGGGGACCCTGAACCTGCAATTCACTGGATTTCTCCTGAAGGGAAGCTGATTTCAAATGCAACAAGATCTCTGGTGTATGATAATGGAACACTTGATATTCTTATAACAACTGTAAAGGATACAGGTGCTTTTACCTGCATTGCTTCTAATCCTGCTGGGGAAGCAACACAAACAGTGGACCTTCATATAATTAAGCTCCCTCACTTACTAAACAGTACAAATCATATCCATGAGCCTGATCCGGGTTCTTCAGATATCTCAACTTCTACTAAGTCAGGTTCTAATGCAAGCAGTAGTAATGGTGATACTAAAATGAGTCAAGATAAAATTGTAGTAGCAGAAGCGACATCATCTACCGCactacttaaatttaattttcaaaggaatATTCCCGGAATACGTATGTTCCAAATCCAGTACAATGGTACTTATGATGACACCCTTGTTTACAG AATGATACCTCCTACGAGCAAAACTTTTCTTGTCAATAACCTGGCTGCTGGAACTATGTATGACTTGTGTGTCTTGGCAATATATGATGATGGCATCACTTCCCTCACTGCCACAAGAGTCGTGGGTTGCATCCAGTTTACGACGGAACAGGATTACGTGCGATGCCATTTCATGCAGTCCCAGTTTTTGGGAGGCACcatgattattattattggtgGAATAATTGTAGCATCCGTGCTGGttttcatcatcatcctcatGATCCGGTATAAGGTTTGTAACAATAACGGGCAACACAAGGTCACCAAGGTCAGCAATGTCTACTCTCAAACTAATGGGGCTCAGATACAAGGCTGCAGTGTCACGCTGCCCCAGTCCATGTCCAAACAAGCTGTGGGACATGAAGAGAATGCCCAGTGTTGTAAAGTTGCCAGTGACAATGTGATACAGTCTTCAGAAACTTGTTCAAGTCAGGACTCCTCTACCACTACCTCTGCTTTGCCTCCTACCTGGACTTCAAGTGCTTCTGTGTcccaaaagcagaaaagaaagactgGCACAAAGCCAAGTGCCGAACCACAGAATGAAGCTGTCACAAATGTTGAGTCCCAAAACACTAACAGGAACAACTCAACTGCATTGCAGTTAGCTAGTCGACCTCCTGATTCTGTCACAGAGGGGCCCTCATCTAAAAGAGCACATTCAGAGCCAA ATGCTTTGCTGACTAATGTTGACCAGATTGTCCAGGAAACACAG
- the LRFN5 gene encoding leucine-rich repeat and fibronectin type-III domain-containing protein 5 isoform X2, translating into MEKFLFYLFFIGIAVRAQICPKRCVCQILSPNLATLCAKKGLLFVPPNIDRRTVELRLADNFVTNIKRKDFANMTSLVDLTLSRNTISFITPHAFADLRNLRALHLNSNRLTKITNDMFSGLSNLHHLILNNNQLTLISSTAFDDVFALEELDLSYNNLETIPWDAVEKMVSLHTLSLDHNMIDNIPKGTFSHLHKMTRLDVTSNKLQKLPPDPLFQRAQVLATSGIISPSTFALSFGGNPLHCNCELLWLRRLSREDDLETCASPALLTGRYFWSIPEEEFLCEPPLITRHTHEMRVLEGQRATLRCKARGDPEPAIHWISPEGKLISNATRSLVYDNGTLDILITTVKDTGAFTCIASNPAGEATQTVDLHIIKLPHLLNSTNHIHEPDPGSSDISTSTKSGSNASSSNGDTKMSQDKIVVAEATSSTALLKFNFQRNIPGIRMFQIQYNGTYDDTLVYRMIPPTSKTFLVNNLAAGTMYDLCVLAIYDDGITSLTATRVVGCIQFTTEQDYVRCHFMQSQFLGGTMIIIIGGIIVASVLVFIIILMIRYKVCNNNGQHKVTKVSNVYSQTNGAQIQGCSVTLPQSMSKQAVGHEENAQCCKVASDNVIQSSETCSSQDSSTTTSALPPTWTSSASVSQKQKRKTGTKPSAEPQNEAVTNVESQNTNRNNSTALQLASRPPDSVTEGPSSKRAHSEPNALLTNVDQIVQETQRLELI; encoded by the exons atggaaaaatttcttttttatctgtttttcattGGCATAGCAGTGAGAGCTCAGATCTGTCCAAAGCGTTGTGTCTGTCAGATTTTGTCTCCTAATCTCGCAACCCTTTGTGCcaagaaagggcttttatttgttCCACCAAACATTGACAGAAGAACTGTGGAACTGCGGTTGGCAGACAATTTTGttacaaatattaaaaggaaagattttgCCAATATGACCAGCTTGGTGGACCTGACTCTATCCAGGAATACAATAAGTTTTATTACACCTCATGCTTTTGCCGACTTACGAAATTTGAGGGCATTGCATTTGAATAGCAACAGATTGACTAAAATTACAAATGATATGTTCAGTGGGCTTTCCAATCTCCATCATTTGATACTGAACAACAATCAACTGACTTTAATTTCTTCTACAGCATTTGACGATGTCTTTGCCCTTGAGGAGCTGGATCTGTCCTACAATAATTTAGAAACAATTCCTTGGGATGCTGTTGAGAAGATGGTTAGCCTGCACACCCTTAGTTTGGATCACAATATGATTGATAACATTCCTAAGGGGACTTTCTCCCACTTGCACAAGATGACTCGGCTAGATGTAACATCAAATAAATTGCAGAAGCTACCACCTGACCCTCTCTTTCAGCGAGCTCAGGTACTAGCAACCTCAGGAATAATCAGCCCATCAACTTTTGCATTAAGTTTTGGTGGAAACCCTTTGCATTGCAATTGTGAATTGTTGTGGTTGCGGCGTCTGTCCAGAGAAGATGACCTAGAGACTTGTGCTTCTCCAGCACTTTTAACTGGTCGCTATTTTTGGTCAATTCCTGAGGAAGAGTTTTTATGTGAGCCTCCTCTCATTACTCGTCATACACATGAGATGAGAGTCCTGGAAGGTCAAAGGGCAACCTTGAGGTGCAAAGCCAGGGGGGACCCTGAACCTGCAATTCACTGGATTTCTCCTGAAGGGAAGCTGATTTCAAATGCAACAAGATCTCTGGTGTATGATAATGGAACACTTGATATTCTTATAACAACTGTAAAGGATACAGGTGCTTTTACCTGCATTGCTTCTAATCCTGCTGGGGAAGCAACACAAACAGTGGACCTTCATATAATTAAGCTCCCTCACTTACTAAACAGTACAAATCATATCCATGAGCCTGATCCGGGTTCTTCAGATATCTCAACTTCTACTAAGTCAGGTTCTAATGCAAGCAGTAGTAATGGTGATACTAAAATGAGTCAAGATAAAATTGTAGTAGCAGAAGCGACATCATCTACCGCactacttaaatttaattttcaaaggaatATTCCCGGAATACGTATGTTCCAAATCCAGTACAATGGTACTTATGATGACACCCTTGTTTACAG AATGATACCTCCTACGAGCAAAACTTTTCTTGTCAATAACCTGGCTGCTGGAACTATGTATGACTTGTGTGTCTTGGCAATATATGATGATGGCATCACTTCCCTCACTGCCACAAGAGTCGTGGGTTGCATCCAGTTTACGACGGAACAGGATTACGTGCGATGCCATTTCATGCAGTCCCAGTTTTTGGGAGGCACcatgattattattattggtgGAATAATTGTAGCATCCGTGCTGGttttcatcatcatcctcatGATCCGGTATAAGGTTTGTAACAATAACGGGCAACACAAGGTCACCAAGGTCAGCAATGTCTACTCTCAAACTAATGGGGCTCAGATACAAGGCTGCAGTGTCACGCTGCCCCAGTCCATGTCCAAACAAGCTGTGGGACATGAAGAGAATGCCCAGTGTTGTAAAGTTGCCAGTGACAATGTGATACAGTCTTCAGAAACTTGTTCAAGTCAGGACTCCTCTACCACTACCTCTGCTTTGCCTCCTACCTGGACTTCAAGTGCTTCTGTGTcccaaaagcagaaaagaaagactgGCACAAAGCCAAGTGCCGAACCACAGAATGAAGCTGTCACAAATGTTGAGTCCCAAAACACTAACAGGAACAACTCAACTGCATTGCAGTTAGCTAGTCGACCTCCTGATTCTGTCACAGAGGGGCCCTCATCTAAAAGAGCACATTCAGAGCCAA ATGCTTTGCTGACTAATGTTGACCAGATTGTCCAGGAAACACAG